The Setaria italica strain Yugu1 chromosome IX, Setaria_italica_v2.0, whole genome shotgun sequence genome has a window encoding:
- the LOC101754465 gene encoding 5-pentadecatrienyl resorcinol O-methyltransferase — MALSEDSHDLLQAQVELWNQTYSFMKSVALAVALDLRVADAIHHHGGAATLSQILPEIGISQCKLPGLRRLMRVLTLAGTFTIQPPDQASPSDDGHEPVYKLTTASRLLLTSNNDNGGGEGSTVTLSPVLNHVLNPFRDSVLSMGLTAWFRHDGEQHGPCPFALMHGETLWEVSGRDDALNASVNDAMAADSRILMRVVLKECGEVFGGIDSLVDVAGGIGGAATVIASAFPSLKCSVLDLPHVVAKAPSGSNVQFVAGDMFQRIPPANAVFLKWILHDWGDDECINILKNCKQAIPSRDAGGKVIIIDIVVGSKSSDAKLLETQVLCDFDIMKIGGVERDEQEWKKIFLEAGFNDYTIMPVLGLRSIIVLYP, encoded by the exons ATGGCACTCAGCGAGGACAGTCACGACTTGCTCCAAGCCCAGGTGGAGCTCTGGAACCAGACCTACAGCTTCATGAAGTCCGTGGCGCTTGCGGTCGCCTTGGACCTCCGCGTCGCCGACGCCATCCAtcaccacggcggcgccgccaccctctCCCAGATACTCCCGGAGATCGGCATCAGCCAATGCAAGCttcccggcctccgccgcctcatGCGCGTCCTCaccctcgccggaaccttcacCATCCAGCCACCAGATCAAGCATCCCCGTCAGACGACGGGCACGAGCCTGTCTACAAGCTGACGACGgcctcccgcctcctcctcaccaGCAACAacgacaacggcggcggcgagggctcgACGGTGACCTTGTCTCCGGTGCTCAACCACGTGCTCAATCCCTTCCGCGACTCGGTGCTCAGCATGGGGCTCACCGCGTGGTTCCGGCACGACGGCGAGCAGCACGGCCCCTGTCCATTCGCCCTGATGCACGGCGAGACCCTGTGGGAGGTGTCCGGGCGCGACGACGCACTGAACGCGTCCGTCAACGACGCCATGGCCGCGGACAGCCGCATCCTGATGCGGGTCGTCTTGAAGGAGTGCGGCGAGGTCTTCGGCGGGATCGACTCGCTGGTCGACGTTGCCGGCGGGATTGGCGGAGCCGCCACCGTCATCGCGTCGGCGTTCCCGAGTCTGAAGTGCAGCGTGCTGGACCTGCCTCACGTTGTCGCCAAGGCTCCATCTGGTAGCAACGTGCAGTTTGTCGCAGGCGACATGTTTCAGAGGATTCCACCTGCAAATGCTGTCTTCCTCAAG TGGATTTTGCATGACTGGGGTGATGATGAGTGTATTAATATACTGAAGAATTGCAAACAAGCAATCCCTTCAAGAGATGCAGGAGGAAAGGTGATAATCATAGATATTGTGGTTGGATCCAAGTCATCAGATGCCAAGCTTCTAGAGACACAGGTTTTGTGTGATTTCGATATCATGAAAATTGGTGGGGTTGAACGAGATGAGCAAGAGTGGAAGAAGATATTCCTCGAGGCTGGATTCAACGACTACACTATTATGCCGGTTCTAGGCCTCCGATCAATCATTGTCCTCTATCCATGA
- the LOC101754864 gene encoding LOW QUALITY PROTEIN: 5-pentadecatrienyl resorcinol O-methyltransferase-like (The sequence of the model RefSeq protein was modified relative to this genomic sequence to represent the inferred CDS: inserted 1 base in 1 codon): MALSEDSNDLLQAQVELWNQTFSFMKSVALAVALDLGIADAIRHHGGAATLSQILSEIAQTICRVSINPCKLPGLRRLMRVLAVAGTFTIRNQKXSSDGHEPVYKLTAASRLVMSNNDGESSASLSPMLSHVLNPFHDSQLSMGLAAWFRHDEEPGRCPFALMLGATVFEMCRGDDAVNASINDAMAADSRFLMRIVLKECGEIFRGIDSLVDVAGGVGGAAAAIAAAFPSLRCSVLDLPHVVAKAPSVSEVQFVAGDMFESIPPANAILLKYVLHDWGDEECIKILENCKQAIPSRDAGGKIIIIDMVVGSKPSDIKLLETQVLCDLDIMKIGGVERDEQEWNKIFLEAGFKDYNIMPLGLRSIIELYP; encoded by the exons ATGGCACTAAGCGAGGACAGCAACGACTTGCTCCAAGCCCAGGTGGAGCTCTGGAACCAgaccttcagcttcatgaagtcggtggcgctcgccgtcgccttGGACCTCGGCATCGCCGACGCCATCCgccaccacggcggcgccgccaccctctCTCAGATACTCTCAGAGATTG CCCAAACCATTTGCAGGGTTAGTATCAACCCATGTAAGCTTCCTGGTCTCCGTCGCCTCATGCGCgttctcgccgtcgccggaacCTTCACTATCAGGAACCAGA CCTCGTCGGACGGGCATGAACCTGTCTATAAGCTGACAGCAGCTTCCCGTCTCGTCATGAGCAACAACGACGGCGAGAGCTCGGCGAGCCTGTCCCCTATGCTGAGCCACGTGCTCAATCCTTTCCATGACTCGCAGCTCAGCATGGGCCTCGCCGCGTGGTTCCGGCACGACGAGGAGCCTGGCCGGTGTCCGTTCGCCCTGATGCTCGGCGCAACCGTGTTTGAGATGTGCCGGGGCGACGACGCGGTGAACGCGTCCATCAACGACGCCATGGCCGCGGACAGCCGTTTCCTGATGCGGATCGTCTTGAAGGAGTGCGGCGAGATCTTCCGCGGGATAGACTCGCTGGtcgacgtcgccggcggggtcggcggggccgccgccgccatcgcagCGGCGTTCCCGTCGTTGAGGTGTAGCGTGCTTGATCTCCCTCACGTTGTCGCCAAGGCTCCGTCTGTTAGTGAGGTGCAGTTCGTTGCTGGAGACATGTTTGAGAGCATTCCACCCGCAAATGCTATCTTGCTCAAG TACGTGTTGCACGATTGGGGCGACGAAGAGTGCATCAAGATATTGGAGAACTGCAAACAAGCTATCCCTTCACGAGATGCAGGAGGAAAGATAATAATAATAGATATGGTGGTTGGATCTAAGCCGTCGGATATCAAGCTTCTGGAGACACAGGTTTTGTGTGATCTCGATATCATGAAAATTGGTGGGGTTGAACGAGATGAGCAAGAGTGGAATAAAATATTCCTTGAAGCTGGATTCAAGGACTACAATATTATGCCGCTAGGTCTCCGATCAATCATTGAGCTCTATCCATGA
- the LOC101764477 gene encoding BTB/POZ and MATH domain-containing protein 2-like → MRAFDDGSSGWRRFHGHGSSPASPHGRRFTLSLHTICARRAQATQKPISPRRRRRFSSTHDHHRFRRPPPRPTPPAPLVHAGILTLTAAGDGAPSRSASAIVAGAVCGHHVLKVAGYSRSKDDGPTGTLIDSPPFRAGGRTWFVEYHPNGSSWEARDYISLFLALDYPAAGDVSAQVKISLHDQCGKPVPSYSRTTEVVNFSEQGSWGFSQFIERGILEKSKYLRDDFFTVRFDVTVLKDVRTEETPVVVAPPPSDMHCHFGKFLSSEVGADVKFRVGNQTFSAHRLVLAARSPVFKAELCGQEKETITSQVIPIDGMEAEVFSTLLTFIYTDALPEMKEQEESAMARQLLVAAERYHLVRLKLICEAKLCKHIDANFAATILALAEQHNCHGLKEAVMKSDAFLQLARSHPSVLKQLMSRVVPRWILFRRKSRSRS, encoded by the exons ATGAGGGCCTTCGACGATGGCAGTTCCGGATGGAGGAGGTTCCATGGGCACGGCAGCTCACCGGCCTCCCCTCATGGCCGCCGGTTCACTCTC TCACTGCACACGATCTGTGCCCGCCGCGCACAAGCAACGCAAAAACCCATttcccctcgccgtcgccgtcgtttCTCTTCCACCCACGACCACCACCGATttcgccgcccgcccccgcgcccCACACCACCCGCCCCCTTGGTCCATGCCGGTATCCTcaccctcaccgccgccggcgacggggccccctcgcgctccgcctccgccatcgtcgccggcgccgtgtGCGGCCACCACGTGCTCAAGGTTGCCGGCTACTCCCGCAGCAAGGACGACGGCCCCACCGGCACGCTCATCGACTCCCCGCCGTTCCGCGCGGGAGGGCGCACCTGGTTCGTCGAGTACCACCCCAACGGGAGCAGCTGGGAGGCCAGGGATTACATATCCCTGTTCCTCGCTCTCGACtatccggccgccggcgacgtgaGTGCGCAGGTCAAGATCAGCCTGCACGACCAGTGTGGGAAGCCGGTGCCATCCTACAGCAGGACAACCGAGGTCGTCAATTTCTCCGAGCAGGGGAGCTGGGGGTTTTCTCAGTTCATCGAAAGGGGGATCCTGGAGAAATCAAAATATCTCAGGGACGATTTCTTCACCGTCAGGTTCGATGTCACTGTACTGAAGGATGTCCGCACTGAGGAAACGCCAGTCgtcgtggcgccgccgccgtccgacATGCACTGCCATTTCGGCAAATTCCTGTCGAGCGAAGTGGGCGCAGATGTGAAATTCAGAGTCGGCAATCAGACATTCTCTGCACACCGGCTGGTGCTAGCTGCGCGATCGCCGGTGTTCAAAGCAGAGCTATGTGGCCAAGAGAAAGAGACCATCACCAGTCAAGTCATACCCATAGATGGCATGGAGGCAGAAGTGTTCAGCACTCTTCTTACATTCATTTACACAGACGCGTTGCCAGAGATGAAGGAGCAAGAGGAATCTGCAATGGCTCGGCAATTGCTTGTTGCCGCAGAGAGGTATCATCTAGTAAGGCTCAAGTTAATTTGTGAAGCTAAATTGTGCAAGCACATTGATGCAAACTTCGCGGCAACCATCCTGGCATTAGCAGAGCAGCATAACTGTCATGGGCTTAAGGAGGCAGTCATGAAATCTGATGCCTTTCTGCAGTTAGCCAGGAGTCACCCTAGCGTTCTGAAGCAGCTAATGTCCAGGGTTGTTCCTCGCTGGATTCTTTTCAGAAGGAAATCAAGGTCAAGGTCATGA
- the LOC111258445 gene encoding protein FAR1-RELATED SEQUENCE 5-like, producing MGFDVRKSYANKSPLDGLVTTSTFVCSNQGSRTENKFCIGKRNRAHTRTGCRVLMGITLDRENGTYMVHDLFVEHNHILQTAQTSHLMPSQRNISKHQAIDIEVADDSGMAPKVAHEFLGRYIGGSANLGYTHRDHKNYLRTKRQREMLYGEAGSLLKYFQDKVVENPSFHHAIQLDCEEQIANVFWADAKMSVDYAHFGDVITSDTTFGTNKEYRPFGVFVGFNHFRETVVFGAALMYDETFESFKWLFNAFLSTHNNKQPQTIFTDQDIAMGKAVSEVFTTA from the coding sequence ATGGGTTTTGATGTTCGAAAGAGCTACGCAAACAAGAGTCCTCTTGATGGATTGGTAACAACGAGTACGTTTGTTTGTTCAAATCAAGGTTCTCGGACTGAAAATAAGTTCTGCATTGGCAAGCGTAATCGAGCACATACAAGAACAGGTTGTAGAGTTCTCATGGGCATTACTTTGGACAGAGAAAATGGGACTTATATGGTACATGACTTATTTGTTGAGCACAACCACATTCTTCAAACTGCACAAACGAGTCATCTGATGCCATCACAAAGGAACATTTCTAAGCACCAGGCTATTGATATTGAGGTTGCTGATGATTCCGGTATGGCACCTAAAGTAGCACATGAGTTTCTTGGTCGATATATTGGTGGATCAGCTAACCTTGGGTACACCCATCGTGATCATAAGAATTATTTGCGAACTAAACGCCAAAGAGAGATGTTGTATGGTGAGGCTGGAAGTTTGCTAAAGTACTTTCAAGATAAAGTCGTGGAGAATCCTTCATTTCATCATGCCATACAATTGGATTGTGAAGAACAGATAGCAAACGTATTTTGGGCTGATGCAAAGATGAGTGTCGACTATGCTCACTTTGGCGATGTCATCACATCTGACACTACCTTTGGAACCAATAAAGAATATAGACCGTTTGGTGTGTTTGTGGGTTTCAACCACTTTAGAGAGACCGTGGTATTTGGAGCAGCTTTGATGTATGATGAGACATTTGAGTCATTCAAGTGGTTATTCAATGCATTTTTGTCAACACATAACAACAAGCAACCTCAAACAATTTTTACTGATCAGGATATTGCAATGGGAAAGGCTGTGTCTGAGGTCTTCACTACTGCATGA